The Blautia hydrogenotrophica DSM 10507 genome window below encodes:
- a CDS encoding PBSX family phage terminase large subunit, protein MPISKMQREYLDNANRRWCFKTGATRSGKTYIDTLCVIPKRIRARIGNPGLAVILGVTKSTIERNILEPMRNIWGTDLVGEINSQNICYLFGERVYCLGAEKVSQVSKLRGSSIKYVYGDEVADWNEEVFEMLKSRLDKPYSCFDGALNPQGPNHWLKEFLDSDFDIYCQKYTIFDNPFLDKKFVENLCKEYEGSVYYKRYILGEWALAEGLVYPMFSREKNVVGGEVEYKRGHQYYVSIDYGTVNPFAVGIFDFDGRSSTMIKELHYSGRDRDRLDNEGYYSKLETLIGDLPIEYIVVDPSAAGFIETIKKYGKYIVKGANNDVLNGIQEVTKYLNYGILKIHDSCTETLKEFQQYAWDDDKPKDEVIKENDHHMDLIRYYIWTVARQLNRWIV, encoded by the coding sequence ATGCCGATTAGCAAAATGCAAAGAGAATACCTTGACAATGCAAACAGAAGATGGTGCTTTAAGACTGGAGCGACCCGAAGCGGGAAAACATATATTGATACATTGTGTGTTATTCCTAAACGTATACGTGCAAGAATCGGAAATCCTGGACTTGCTGTAATACTTGGGGTGACAAAATCCACCATAGAGCGTAATATCTTAGAGCCTATGCGGAATATCTGGGGTACCGATCTTGTCGGAGAGATAAACAGTCAGAATATCTGTTATCTTTTCGGGGAACGCGTTTATTGTCTGGGCGCGGAGAAAGTCAGTCAGGTATCAAAACTCCGGGGAAGCTCTATCAAATACGTTTACGGAGACGAGGTTGCAGACTGGAACGAAGAAGTTTTTGAAATGCTTAAATCCCGTCTGGACAAGCCGTATAGTTGCTTTGATGGGGCGCTGAACCCACAAGGCCCTAACCACTGGCTGAAAGAGTTTTTGGATAGTGATTTTGACATCTACTGTCAGAAGTACACGATATTTGATAACCCGTTTTTGGATAAGAAATTTGTCGAAAACCTCTGTAAAGAGTATGAGGGTTCCGTATATTACAAGCGGTATATTCTGGGCGAATGGGCGCTTGCCGAGGGGCTTGTATATCCGATGTTCAGCCGGGAAAAGAACGTTGTCGGCGGAGAAGTGGAATACAAGCGAGGACATCAATACTATGTGTCTATCGACTATGGTACAGTCAATCCATTCGCGGTTGGTATATTCGATTTTGACGGGCGCAGCAGCACAATGATTAAAGAACTGCACTATTCCGGCAGAGATAGGGACAGGCTGGATAATGAGGGATATTACAGCAAGTTGGAAACGCTTATAGGCGATTTGCCGATAGAATATATTGTTGTTGACCCTTCTGCCGCTGGATTTATTGAGACTATCAAAAAATACGGTAAATATATCGTAAAAGGTGCAAACAATGACGTACTGAACGGCATACAGGAAGTAACAAAGTATCTGAATTATGGGATATTGAAAATCCATGATAGCTGTACGGAAACATTAAAAGAGTTCCAACAGTACGCATGGGACGACGATAAACCAAAGGATGAAGTGATAAAAGAAAACGATCACCACATGGATTTGATACGGTATTATATCTGGACGGTGGCAAGGCAGTTGAATAGGTGGATTGTATAG
- a CDS encoding NUMOD3 domain-containing DNA-binding protein — MGYTVYKHTNKINGKVYIGITSRKPEDRWENGNGYYGQPFYNAISKYGWNNFIHEILFEKLTEEEAKEKEIELIELYNSSNSKYGYNASKGGESANGMKHSKETKQRISASLKGRESPAKGKHWNEESRMKISGENSSWFGRKHSEETKEKMRESYRYRITDESRKKMSKNRRGKLSGKDNPHAKCVICINTGKVYDTIKSAAEDTGANQFKISDVCRGARKHTSGLRFKYAD, encoded by the coding sequence ATGGGATATACGGTATATAAGCACACAAATAAAATAAATGGAAAGGTATATATCGGTATTACATCCAGAAAACCCGAGGATAGATGGGAGAATGGGAATGGGTATTATGGACAACCGTTCTATAATGCTATATCAAAATATGGGTGGAATAATTTCATTCATGAAATTCTGTTTGAAAAATTAACCGAAGAAGAAGCAAAGGAAAAAGAAATTGAACTTATAGAATTATATAATTCTTCAAATTCAAAGTATGGATACAATGCTTCAAAAGGCGGCGAAAGCGCAAATGGAATGAAACATTCAAAAGAAACCAAACAAAGAATAAGCGCTTCCCTTAAAGGGCGTGAATCTCCTGCAAAAGGTAAACACTGGAACGAAGAAAGCAGAATGAAAATTTCAGGAGAAAATTCATCTTGGTTTGGCAGGAAACATTCAGAAGAAACTAAAGAAAAAATGCGTGAATCATACCGTTATCGAATTACTGATGAATCAAGAAAGAAAATGAGCAAAAACAGGAGAGGAAAACTTTCTGGAAAGGATAATCCTCATGCTAAATGTGTTATTTGCATAAATACCGGAAAAGTATATGACACAATAAAAAGTGCCGCAGAGGATACTGGGGCTAATCAATTTAAAATAAGTGATGTTTGCCGAGGTGCAAGAAAACATACTTCTGGGTTGAGGTTTAAATATGCCGATTAG
- a CDS encoding terminase small subunit: protein MNLTPKQKAFADEYLICGNATEAARKAGYKQPHVQGSQNLEKLSVSAYIAERQKQIDNSRIADVKEVLEFYSSVLRGEIKDQFDMDAALSDRLAAGRELMKRYDKSDDGKKDALTKLDEVLKEIGGVI from the coding sequence ATGAATCTCACACCAAAGCAGAAAGCCTTTGCGGATGAATACCTGATATGCGGAAACGCGACTGAGGCGGCGAGGAAAGCAGGATATAAGCAACCACATGTTCAAGGTAGCCAGAACTTAGAAAAACTTAGCGTTTCGGCATATATAGCAGAACGCCAGAAACAGATTGATAATTCCCGCATAGCAGATGTAAAAGAGGTGCTAGAGTTTTATTCTTCTGTCCTGCGTGGAGAAATAAAAGACCAGTTTGATATGGACGCAGCTCTTTCTGATAGACTTGCGGCAGGTAGGGAATTAATGAAACGATATGACAAGTCAGACGATGGAAAGAAAGACGCTCTTACGAAGTTGGACGAAGTGTTGAAAGAGATAGGCGGTGTTATCTAA
- a CDS encoding Lar family restriction alleviation protein — protein sequence MGEIRLEPCPICGKEVFSEFKHIGRNCLTEIYDLRVRCNNSKCGLEKHHKIELDNESFDSLLKEIKLAVDGWNRRAGQEGEQNE from the coding sequence ATGGGAGAAATCAGATTGGAGCCTTGCCCGATATGTGGGAAAGAAGTTTTTTCAGAATTTAAGCATATAGGGAGAAATTGTTTAACAGAAATATATGACCTCAGAGTTAGGTGCAATAACTCGAAATGTGGCTTAGAAAAACATCACAAAATTGAATTGGACAATGAATCATTCGATAGCCTTTTGAAAGAAATAAAACTTGCAGTTGATGGGTGGAACCGCCGGGCAGGACAGGAGGGTGAACAGAATGAGTAG
- a CDS encoding DUF5405 family protein yields the protein MRIIIDEKYFIETDRLNYILKEKCIAKKSGKEIYRTVGYYGSMTALAERYLEERQKAIMDDSTVNLDEYVKLVEESNQKAVSSLYDVLRLYPMKG from the coding sequence GTGAGAATCATCATTGATGAGAAATACTTTATTGAAACGGACCGGTTAAATTATATTTTGAAAGAGAAATGTATAGCAAAGAAGAGTGGAAAAGAGATATATCGTACAGTTGGGTATTATGGCAGTATGACAGCTTTGGCGGAAAGATATCTGGAAGAGCGACAAAAAGCGATTATGGACGATTCTACGGTTAATCTGGATGAATATGTAAAATTGGTTGAGGAAAGCAATCAAAAGGCTGTATCGAGCTTATACGATGTTTTACGGCTATATCCGATGAAAGGGTGA
- a CDS encoding DUF927 domain-containing protein: MVPLNQLTKETILKADILEEVFDQEDELYRAELLASLGLRAKELGCKTEFSEMVKACKRVEREMKKKKMRICTLENWTNFSDSPYEQMQCRGWIATDEKIYKENPFGYTDILACYHPILPLERMKNLETGEEQIKLVYKRNGRWSEMIVPKTMITSANKIVSLSGRGISVTSENAKYLVQYLADVENANEDYIKVQYSSSKLGWIKDDFLPYDTEIIFDGDTRFRQLFESIEEHGSREKWFNHVKQLRRSGRMEIKFMLAASFASVLIYLLGGLPFFVDLWGETEGGKSVTLMLAASVWANPDESRYIGDFKTTDVALEAKADMLNHLPMILDDTSKTSARIRDNFEGIVYDLCSGKGKSRSNKELGINRENRWKNCILTNGERPLNSYVNQGGAINRILEIECGEKIYDNPQQTANLLKQNYGFAGKAFVELIRKIGIEKIREMQKEIQLQLFDDDKMQKQAISLSIVLVADKIITEQLFKDQQYLSVNEAKAVLVDRNELSDNERAYRYILDKVSMNDQRFDTDTKCEKWGMIENGYAIIYNSAFDDLCRMGGFSKKSFLSWADRKSLIQTQAGKLTKVKKINGQSCRCVWIKMDDGIQVDKDGFMTVDEDTQMELPFR, translated from the coding sequence ATGGTTCCATTGAACCAACTGACGAAAGAAACCATACTAAAAGCCGATATTCTGGAAGAGGTATTCGATCAAGAAGATGAACTATACCGAGCGGAATTATTAGCATCTTTAGGGCTGCGGGCAAAAGAATTAGGGTGCAAGACGGAATTTTCTGAAATGGTGAAAGCTTGCAAAAGAGTAGAACGGGAAATGAAAAAGAAAAAAATGCGGATTTGCACTCTGGAGAATTGGACGAACTTTTCCGACAGCCCATATGAACAGATGCAGTGCCGTGGGTGGATTGCGACAGATGAGAAAATATACAAAGAAAATCCTTTTGGATATACGGACATTTTGGCTTGCTACCATCCTATTTTACCCTTGGAACGAATGAAAAACCTGGAAACTGGGGAAGAACAAATAAAACTAGTGTATAAGCGCAATGGACGCTGGAGCGAAATGATTGTCCCTAAGACTATGATTACATCCGCAAATAAAATCGTGTCTCTTTCAGGGCGCGGGATTTCCGTCACATCGGAAAATGCCAAGTATCTGGTCCAGTATTTAGCTGACGTGGAGAATGCCAACGAAGATTATATAAAAGTCCAGTATTCTAGCAGTAAGTTGGGGTGGATAAAAGATGATTTTTTACCGTATGATACAGAAATCATCTTTGATGGAGACACACGATTCAGGCAGCTTTTTGAAAGCATTGAGGAACACGGAAGCCGGGAAAAATGGTTTAATCATGTCAAGCAGCTTCGCAGATCTGGCCGTATGGAGATCAAATTTATGCTGGCAGCGTCATTTGCGAGTGTTCTCATTTATTTGCTCGGTGGACTGCCATTTTTTGTAGACCTGTGGGGAGAAACAGAAGGAGGAAAATCCGTAACACTGATGTTAGCCGCATCAGTCTGGGCAAATCCAGATGAAAGCCGGTATATTGGAGATTTTAAGACTACAGATGTGGCTCTGGAAGCGAAAGCGGATATGCTGAACCATTTACCGATGATTTTAGATGATACCAGCAAAACGTCTGCCAGAATCCGGGATAACTTTGAGGGAATTGTGTATGACCTTTGCTCAGGGAAAGGGAAAAGCAGGTCAAACAAAGAGCTTGGGATTAACCGGGAAAACCGATGGAAAAACTGCATCCTAACCAATGGAGAGCGCCCTCTTAACAGCTATGTCAATCAAGGAGGGGCAATCAACCGGATACTGGAAATAGAATGCGGCGAAAAAATATATGATAACCCGCAGCAAACCGCAAATTTGCTAAAACAAAATTACGGCTTTGCTGGGAAAGCGTTTGTGGAACTGATAAGAAAAATCGGCATTGAAAAAATACGAGAAATGCAAAAAGAAATCCAACTCCAGCTATTTGATGATGACAAGATGCAAAAGCAGGCTATTTCTCTGTCGATTGTACTTGTGGCAGACAAGATTATTACGGAACAGCTTTTTAAAGATCAGCAGTATTTGTCTGTCAATGAAGCGAAAGCGGTCCTAGTAGACCGAAACGAGTTATCAGACAATGAAAGGGCTTACCGTTATATTCTGGACAAAGTATCCATGAACGATCAGAGGTTTGACACAGATACCAAATGTGAAAAATGGGGCATGATCGAAAATGGATATGCAATCATCTATAATTCAGCCTTTGACGATCTGTGCAGAATGGGCGGTTTCTCCAAAAAATCTTTTTTGTCATGGGCAGACAGAAAATCATTGATTCAGACTCAAGCCGGAAAGCTGACAAAAGTAAAGAAAATTAATGGGCAATCCTGCCGGTGTGTCTGGATAAAGATGGATGATGGAATTCAAGTGGATAAAGATGGGTTTATGACGGTTGATGAAGACACACAGATGGAGCTTCCGTTTCGATAA
- a CDS encoding CHC2 zinc finger domain-containing protein: MTKEEIKERYSMREIIARYGLYPNRSGFISCPFHKGDREASMKIYDKDFHCFGCGANGDIFSFVQRMEDISFREAFQSLGGTYQSPTFSSQLAIYRAKKRQEMRQKKKEREAQERLLNIKKIGAFQEQLKKLQPLSEEWCECYNALQYQLYVHGELNGIPY, from the coding sequence ATGACTAAAGAAGAAATAAAAGAAAGATATTCTATGCGGGAAATTATAGCCAGATACGGATTATATCCGAATCGGTCAGGATTTATTTCCTGTCCTTTCCATAAAGGAGACAGAGAAGCGTCCATGAAGATCTATGATAAGGATTTTCATTGTTTTGGTTGCGGGGCCAATGGAGATATTTTTTCGTTTGTTCAGCGGATGGAAGATATTTCTTTTCGGGAAGCGTTCCAGTCTCTTGGAGGGACTTATCAAAGCCCCACATTTTCTTCTCAGCTTGCAATATACCGGGCAAAAAAAAGACAGGAAATGAGACAAAAGAAGAAAGAACGAGAAGCACAAGAGCGCCTACTCAATATCAAAAAAATAGGAGCATTCCAAGAACAACTGAAAAAGTTGCAACCATTAAGTGAGGAATGGTGCGAGTGTTACAATGCCCTGCAATATCAACTCTACGTACATGGAGAGTTGAACGGAATACCGTATTGA
- a CDS encoding ERCC4 domain-containing protein produces the protein MTPFDLEKCLDSMVLLVDTREQPTERLKRRIEQTGLPYERKKLEQGDYSCKCTLPDGEELDLSGKVAIERKMNLDELCLCFGKERKRFEREFERARESGCRIYLLVEGGNWEKAYNGKYRSLYNAKALVASIDAFRARYGMQLDFCKEETTGRLIRDILYRELKEHLQGLEK, from the coding sequence ATGACACCATTTGATTTGGAAAAATGCCTGGACAGTATGGTGCTTCTGGTTGATACAAGAGAGCAGCCGACAGAACGGTTAAAAAGGAGAATAGAACAGACAGGGCTGCCTTATGAGCGGAAAAAGTTGGAACAAGGGGATTATTCTTGCAAATGTACTTTGCCGGACGGGGAGGAATTAGACCTCTCCGGCAAGGTGGCAATCGAAAGGAAGATGAACCTGGATGAACTGTGTTTATGCTTTGGAAAGGAGCGGAAGCGTTTTGAAAGAGAGTTTGAACGTGCCAGGGAGTCCGGGTGTAGGATTTACCTTTTGGTGGAAGGCGGGAACTGGGAGAAAGCTTACAACGGCAAATACCGGAGTCTCTACAATGCGAAAGCCCTGGTTGCCAGTATTGACGCTTTTCGGGCAAGGTATGGTATGCAGTTAGACTTCTGCAAAGAGGAGACGACGGGAAGGTTAATCAGAGACATTCTGTACAGGGAGTTGAAAGAGCATTTACAAGGGTTAGAAAAATGA
- a CDS encoding ATP-binding protein: protein MSKVICIAGESGSGKTTSMRNLDPKTTLYIDCDKKGLSWKGWKQQYNTENKNYIKTDFVQQVLIALKKLETDWKDKKVVVIDTLNGLMIADEMRRSKEKGYDKWVDLAACVWDLVCYAYELRDDLTVIFTAHTQTDHDEAGYMFTRIKTSGKKLDKIVLESKFTTVLLSKCVDGKYLFETQAKNSTAKSPLGAFESFEIENDIVKVIEALEEF, encoded by the coding sequence GTGTCAAAAGTAATCTGCATTGCAGGGGAATCTGGTTCCGGCAAAACAACGAGTATGCGGAATTTAGACCCCAAAACGACGTTGTACATAGACTGTGATAAAAAGGGGCTGTCGTGGAAGGGATGGAAGCAGCAGTATAACACAGAAAACAAGAATTATATCAAGACAGATTTTGTACAGCAAGTGCTTATTGCATTAAAAAAGCTGGAAACAGACTGGAAGGATAAAAAAGTAGTTGTTATTGATACTCTTAACGGGCTTATGATAGCGGACGAAATGCGTCGGAGTAAGGAAAAAGGGTATGACAAATGGGTTGATCTAGCCGCTTGTGTCTGGGATTTAGTATGCTATGCCTATGAATTACGAGACGATCTGACAGTAATTTTTACAGCCCATACCCAGACAGACCATGACGAAGCAGGCTATATGTTTACTCGCATTAAAACATCCGGGAAGAAGCTGGACAAGATTGTGCTGGAAAGTAAGTTTACTACGGTACTTCTGTCAAAGTGTGTGGATGGGAAATACCTTTTTGAGACCCAGGCGAAGAATAGCACGGCCAAGAGTCCCCTAGGAGCTTTCGAAAGTTTTGAAATTGAAAATGATATTGTAAAAGTAATTGAAGCATTGGAGGAATTTTAA
- a CDS encoding helix-turn-helix domain-containing protein: MFSYKKYEELLSKNNITSYKVAKDTKLYSALFSEWKVGKSCPKIDKIKILADYFGVSIEYFLE; this comes from the coding sequence ATGTTTTCTTACAAAAAATATGAGGAATTATTGTCTAAAAACAATATAACTTCATACAAAGTTGCCAAGGACACAAAACTGTATTCAGCACTATTTTCAGAATGGAAAGTAGGCAAAAGTTGTCCCAAAATAGATAAGATTAAAATTCTTGCCGATTATTTTGGAGTATCTATTGAGTATTTCTTAGAGTGA
- a CDS encoding helix-turn-helix domain-containing protein yields MYEIFARLLAERGLKPADITRETGINSTVFSEWKKGKSKPNTEKLIKIAKFLNVSVEYLSGNSKIIRCPKCGIEYDESDIEDISYHKQEHLKWEAATKKFGVLYCNSIENERIKAENRNLRDDNTLTFEERYKAQLEIFRCLFSRSVNANNFSLEHVMFDDYVAMMLGNDSYKKNIPDDLYNALVKKYGIKPGISFGSIYYVSHKNMILTKKDNRDIAKDIDSIMYKLTSKEYGPAAYNGENLSKESTDLFREELEIALKRLKLINKEKYNPNKNKK; encoded by the coding sequence ATGTATGAAATTTTTGCCAGACTACTAGCTGAGAGAGGGCTCAAACCCGCAGACATAACAAGAGAAACTGGAATAAATTCAACTGTATTTAGCGAATGGAAAAAGGGTAAGAGCAAGCCAAATACGGAAAAACTTATTAAAATCGCTAAATTCCTAAATGTATCTGTCGAGTATCTATCTGGAAATTCAAAAATTATTCGTTGCCCCAAATGTGGAATTGAATATGATGAAAGTGACATCGAAGATATTAGTTATCATAAGCAAGAACATTTAAAGTGGGAAGCAGCAACAAAAAAATTTGGAGTACTATATTGTAACTCTATAGAAAACGAAAGAATAAAAGCTGAAAATAGAAATCTTAGAGATGATAATACACTAACATTTGAAGAACGTTATAAGGCTCAGCTTGAAATATTTAGGTGCCTATTTTCAAGAAGTGTCAATGCAAACAATTTTTCTTTAGAACATGTTATGTTCGATGATTATGTTGCTATGATGCTTGGTAACGATTCCTATAAAAAAAATATTCCAGATGATTTATACAATGCTTTGGTTAAAAAATATGGAATTAAACCGGGTATCAGTTTTGGAAGTATATATTATGTATCACACAAAAATATGATATTAACCAAGAAAGATAATCGAGATATTGCTAAGGATATTGATTCCATAATGTACAAACTTACATCTAAAGAATATGGTCCAGCTGCTTACAATGGTGAAAATTTATCTAAAGAATCTACCGATTTGTTCAGAGAAGAATTAGAAATTGCGCTAAAACGCTTAAAGTTAATAAACAAGGAAAAATACAATCCAAACAAAAATAAAAAGTAG
- a CDS encoding ImmA/IrrE family metallo-endopeptidase — translation MYLKKHRYIFLDSSLESPEKEMVMAHELGHAVLHQKENCYFIRNKTFLSTAKIEKEANIFAAELLIPDSLILENPGYSKTQIAILAGYNEMIMKFKQL, via the coding sequence ATGTACTTGAAAAAGCATAGATACATTTTCTTAGATTCGAGTCTTGAAAGTCCTGAAAAAGAAATGGTGATGGCTCATGAACTAGGACACGCTGTATTACACCAGAAAGAAAATTGTTATTTTATTAGAAACAAAACTTTTCTATCAACAGCTAAAATAGAAAAAGAAGCCAACATTTTTGCTGCGGAATTACTTATTCCAGATTCTTTAATATTAGAAAATCCAGGATATAGTAAAACTCAAATTGCTATCCTAGCTGGATATAATGAAATGATTATGAAATTCAAACAATTATAA
- a CDS encoding DUF4352 domain-containing protein — MEKKKTKLCKHCKSEIPADAKVCPNCRKKQGGKLKWIIIIVIVIAIIGAAAGGDDTPKKVETTEPKNTENSTNKETQNTEEPEKEEKTEFSVGETAEQKDIQVTLISATESQGSEYVTPDEGNIFLLLEFEIVNNSSSDINISSVANFEAYCDDYSLNQDLLGLQAPEIEGKNQLDGSVAAGKKMNGVIAYQVPVSYSNFEINVSPDFWSANDIKFVINK; from the coding sequence ATGGAAAAGAAAAAAACAAAATTATGTAAACATTGCAAGTCTGAAATACCTGCTGATGCAAAAGTGTGTCCTAATTGTCGAAAAAAACAAGGTGGAAAGCTGAAATGGATTATAATTATAGTAATTGTAATTGCAATTATTGGAGCTGCTGCCGGTGGGGATGACACTCCTAAAAAAGTGGAAACAACGGAACCAAAAAACACAGAAAACTCAACAAATAAAGAAACACAAAATACAGAAGAACCAGAGAAAGAAGAAAAAACTGAATTTAGCGTAGGCGAAACAGCAGAACAAAAAGATATTCAAGTCACACTTATATCAGCAACTGAATCACAGGGGAGTGAATATGTAACCCCAGACGAAGGAAACATTTTTTTACTTCTTGAATTTGAAATTGTTAATAATTCTAGCTCAGATATCAATATAAGTTCTGTCGCAAATTTTGAAGCATATTGTGATGATTATTCTCTAAATCAAGACTTACTTGGATTACAAGCTCCTGAAATAGAAGGCAAAAATCAACTCGATGGAAGTGTTGCTGCCGGAAAGAAAATGAATGGAGTGATCGCTTATCAAGTTCCGGTGAGTTATTCAAACTTTGAAATTAATGTTTCACCAGATTTTTGGTCAGCAAATGACATAAAATTTGTCATTAATAAATAA